The genome window ACAAAATTCCTTTTGCACCAAAGATTTGAGAAAGCATCTTCTCTTGATTAAGCAAAATAAATAAGTTATGTAGGAACAAAAAGCAAGAAGGAAAATAATGATAGAAATTATAAATTTGCATAAAAAATTTGGTAAATTAGAGGTATTAAAAGGTGTGAATCTTATTTTAAAAAAAGGAGAAATTACAGCCATAATTGGCCGTAGCGGCTGTGGAAAAACAGTATTAGTAAAACATATTGTTGGTTTACTTAAACCAGATAAAGGAAAAATTATTGTTGATGGTGAGGATATTACGGCTATTAATGAAAAAAAACTAAAATATATTAGAAAAAAATTTGGAATGCTTTTTCAAGAAGGTGCTCTTTTTGACTCTATGACAGTTGCAGAAAATATTGCTTTTCCTTTAAAAGAACATACGAATTTGAGTGAAAAAGAAATAAAAAAAATTGTAAAAGAAAAATTGGCATTAGTTGGATTAAAAGATATAGAAAAGAAAATGCCTAATGAACTTTCAGGTGGAATGAAAAAAAGGGTAGCATTAGCACGAGCAATCGCCCTTGAGCCAGAAATTGTAATATATGATGAACCTACTACAGGACTTGATCCAATGACAAGTGTTTCTATTTATGAATTGATTCAGGATATGGAAAAAAGATTAAAAATTACAAGCATTATCATTACCCATGATGTCCCAAATGTGTTTGCTGTGGCTAATAGAATAGCTGTACTCCATGAAGGGAAAATCATTGCCTGTGATACACCTGAAAATATTGTAAAATCAGATAAACCTGAAATTCAAGCTTTTCTTAAAACTCAGATGAAATTTAAATTATGATATTTACAGTTCTTACCTTATTTCCAGATTTTTTTTCTACACCTTTAAAAACAAGCATTATTGGCCGAGCTATTCAGAATAAAAAAATTAAGGTAAATTTAGTTAATATTCGAGACTTTGCTATAGGAAAACATAAAGTAACTGATGACACCCCTTATGGTGGCGGAAAAGGTATGGTTATGAAACCTGAACCTATTATAAAAGCCATTGAAGATATAAAACAAAAAGATAATAAAGCTTTTATTATTTTGCTCTCTCCTAAGGGAAGAAAATTCACACAAGAGGTGGCAGAAGAATTTTCTAAAAAATCTCATCTTGTTCTCATCTGTGGGCATTATGAAGGTATTGATACAAGAGTAGAGTATTTTGTAGATGATGAAATATCAATAGGTGACTTTATCCTTACAGGTGGAGAAGCAGCAGCCCTTTGCATTATAGATACAGTGGCAAGATTAATACCAGAGGTAGTTGGAAAACCAGAATCTATAAAAGAAGAATCATTTAGTGATGGCTTACTTGAATATCCTCAATATACCCGACC of Candidatus Desulfofervidus auxilii contains these proteins:
- a CDS encoding ABC transporter ATP-binding protein, which produces MIEIINLHKKFGKLEVLKGVNLILKKGEITAIIGRSGCGKTVLVKHIVGLLKPDKGKIIVDGEDITAINEKKLKYIRKKFGMLFQEGALFDSMTVAENIAFPLKEHTNLSEKEIKKIVKEKLALVGLKDIEKKMPNELSGGMKKRVALARAIALEPEIVIYDEPTTGLDPMTSVSIYELIQDMEKRLKITSIIITHDVPNVFAVANRIAVLHEGKIIACDTPENIVKSDKPEIQAFLKTQMKFKL
- the trmD gene encoding tRNA (guanosine(37)-N1)-methyltransferase TrmD; this translates as MIFTVLTLFPDFFSTPLKTSIIGRAIQNKKIKVNLVNIRDFAIGKHKVTDDTPYGGGKGMVMKPEPIIKAIEDIKQKDNKAFIILLSPKGRKFTQEVAEEFSKKSHLVLICGHYEGIDTRVEYFVDDEISIGDFILTGGEAAALCIIDTVARLIPEVVGKPESIKEESFSDGLLEYPQYTRPREYVGIKVPEVLLSGHHKNIARWRRYQSILRTLLLRPDLLLKAKLTEEDKKILREICEKILK